The following proteins come from a genomic window of Edaphobacter sp. 4G125:
- a CDS encoding response regulator, with amino-acid sequence MPKPILLAIDDDTSVLEAVVQDLRRHYGQDYRIVRAASGGAALDICRQLKERNDTVALFLSDQRMPGMTGVDFLQQALCIYPDAKRVLLTAYADTEAAIRAINSAKIHYYLNKPWDPPEEKLYPVLDDLLEAWKQGYRPPFEGIRVVGMRWSAKDHAVRDFLSRNRIPYLWLNPEQNPDALNLLKEKGADDAKLPVVLFGDGTALVQPTSTELATKLGMPTQAQQKFYDLVIIGAGPAGLAAGVYGASEGLRTLIVEPNAPGGQAGSSSKIENYLGFPSGLSGEELAKRAYLQATRLGAEFLLQRVTCIRSENNYHIVVMNDGQEVTCHVCLIATGVDYCMLDVPGAEQYSGAGVYYGAALTEAMGCANETVYIVGGANSAGQAAMHFSRYAEKVHMLVRGDSLTKSMSKYLIDQIEATPNIVVETKTEIASMSGNGHLEHLSLKSPQGEENRPTSSLFIFIGAAPKTNWLPQEIACDNKGFILAGPDLKMKAPGTWKLDRDPYLLETSVPGVFVAGDVRYNSIKRCASAVGEGSIAIQFVHQYLATL; translated from the coding sequence ATGCCGAAGCCTATCTTACTAGCCATCGACGACGATACCAGCGTTCTGGAAGCTGTTGTTCAGGACCTGCGGCGCCATTATGGCCAGGATTACCGGATCGTTCGCGCGGCCTCGGGCGGGGCGGCACTGGATATCTGTCGCCAGCTCAAGGAGAGGAACGACACCGTGGCGCTGTTTCTTTCCGATCAGCGTATGCCTGGAATGACGGGCGTAGATTTCCTGCAACAGGCGCTATGCATCTACCCGGACGCCAAAAGAGTTCTTCTGACGGCTTATGCCGATACGGAAGCAGCCATCCGAGCAATCAACTCTGCCAAGATTCACTACTACCTGAATAAACCCTGGGATCCGCCAGAGGAGAAGCTCTACCCTGTTTTGGACGACCTGCTGGAAGCCTGGAAGCAAGGGTACAGACCGCCATTTGAGGGCATCCGCGTCGTGGGTATGCGGTGGTCAGCAAAAGACCATGCGGTGCGGGATTTTCTCTCCCGAAATCGCATCCCCTATCTCTGGCTAAACCCGGAGCAAAACCCTGACGCGCTGAATCTCCTCAAAGAAAAGGGCGCCGACGACGCGAAACTTCCTGTTGTGCTGTTTGGAGATGGGACAGCCCTGGTGCAGCCAACCTCAACGGAGTTGGCAACCAAGTTGGGAATGCCAACCCAGGCTCAGCAGAAGTTTTATGACCTGGTCATTATCGGGGCAGGGCCAGCAGGTCTGGCCGCGGGCGTCTATGGAGCCTCTGAGGGGCTGCGCACCCTCATTGTTGAACCCAACGCTCCAGGTGGACAGGCAGGCTCCAGCTCAAAGATCGAAAACTACCTGGGCTTCCCTTCCGGGCTCAGCGGAGAGGAATTAGCCAAGCGCGCCTATCTGCAGGCAACCCGATTGGGCGCTGAGTTTCTTCTGCAACGCGTTACCTGTATTCGCTCGGAGAACAACTACCACATCGTGGTGATGAACGATGGACAGGAGGTGACCTGCCATGTCTGCCTGATTGCTACGGGTGTCGACTACTGCATGCTCGATGTTCCTGGGGCGGAGCAGTATTCGGGAGCGGGCGTCTACTATGGTGCTGCTCTAACCGAGGCCATGGGTTGCGCGAACGAGACTGTATATATCGTCGGTGGAGCCAACTCTGCCGGACAAGCTGCAATGCACTTCTCTCGCTATGCAGAGAAAGTACACATGCTCGTTCGAGGAGATTCCCTGACCAAGAGCATGTCTAAGTACCTGATTGATCAGATCGAGGCGACTCCAAACATTGTGGTAGAAACCAAGACTGAGATCGCTTCCATGTCAGGGAACGGCCATTTGGAGCATCTGTCGCTGAAGTCGCCGCAGGGTGAAGAAAACCGCCCGACGAGTTCCCTGTTCATTTTCATCGGCGCCGCCCCCAAGACGAACTGGCTACCGCAGGAGATCGCCTGCGACAACAAGGGCTTTATCCTGGCTGGACCCGATTTGAAGATGAAGGCTCCGGGGACATGGAAGCTTGATCGCGACCCCTATTTGCTGGAGACCAGCGTCCCGGGAGTCTTTGTTGCCGGCGATGTCCGCTACAACTCAATCAAACGATGCGCTTCCGCCGTTGGCGAAGGCTCGATCGCAATTCAGTTTGTCCATCAATATCTCGCCACACTGTGA
- a CDS encoding DUF748 domain-containing protein, giving the protein MTARYRTLLIILGSLIALIIVIGLAIPMFLNADNFRARIESELSTSLGRKVTLGKLDLSVWSGSLVAQNATVSDDPSFSNEPFLQASSVKINIELIPLVLTRQVHITGFSIDTPKINLIRHANGTWNYSTIGSAQSSKKSSSDGASSMTGLTVGRVSVKNGQLSVSTESAPGTPATPKRTYDQVNIEAKNFAFDKQFPFTVSAHLPGDGAVTLNGNAGPINPTDASLTPFGAKLSVKHLDPVAAGFLEKSSGISGTINAIDVEATWNGKDLHVANLTVDTPNLNVVRTGTPTTTAAPPKAPDSNDMLSTLSADHLQIKNGTLSLSTAGQSKPAVYQQLNAEVTNLSPTASSPFKLTAQVPGGGSLNADGNLGPINYNDAAASPLNAHATLNHIDLASSGVVAPETGIHGIANVDLRAISDGKNLNANVSANAQNLQLARNGSPSAKPVNLVMTVNQNMQSLTGQIQNATVSVGQAAIQIAGTYQTSGPTTAVNLKVSGNSLSIDELQSFLPSVGVHLPTGSRLQGGTLTANLDVTGSTADPIISGPIRLNNTNLAGFDLGSKLQAVTALTGAKTGSVTAIRSLSTNIRVAGGNVRTDNLVLDVPALGTATGAGTVAASGALNYNVILKLTGLVGGKTGSAAGVGGITGQLMGMIPGGGAGGAVGNIATSALRNGIPVAIGGTTSNPTFAPNLAGAMSSGASAFTGKAAGQNKQTPANPIGNVLGGLLNRKR; this is encoded by the coding sequence ATGACAGCGCGTTATCGAACTCTCTTGATCATCCTGGGCAGTCTCATCGCCCTCATTATTGTTATCGGACTGGCAATACCGATGTTTCTTAATGCCGATAACTTCCGCGCCCGTATTGAAAGCGAGCTCTCCACCTCGTTGGGCCGCAAGGTCACTCTTGGCAAGCTCGACCTTTCCGTATGGTCAGGAAGCCTCGTCGCACAAAATGCTACGGTCTCCGACGATCCCTCCTTCAGCAACGAGCCCTTCCTTCAGGCCTCTTCCGTCAAGATCAACATCGAGCTGATTCCTCTCGTCCTCACTCGTCAGGTCCACATCACCGGCTTCTCCATCGACACGCCGAAAATCAATCTCATCCGCCACGCCAACGGCACATGGAACTACTCCACCATCGGCTCGGCCCAGTCTTCTAAAAAGTCTTCCAGCGATGGAGCCAGTTCGATGACCGGCCTCACCGTGGGTCGTGTCTCCGTCAAAAACGGACAGCTCAGTGTCTCCACAGAGTCTGCTCCCGGAACACCTGCAACTCCGAAGCGCACCTATGACCAGGTCAACATCGAAGCCAAAAACTTCGCCTTCGACAAGCAGTTTCCCTTCACGGTCTCTGCGCACCTTCCCGGCGACGGTGCGGTTACTCTCAACGGCAACGCCGGACCTATCAATCCCACCGACGCTTCCCTCACCCCCTTCGGTGCGAAGCTCTCCGTCAAACATCTCGATCCAGTCGCCGCAGGCTTTCTTGAGAAGTCCTCTGGCATCAGCGGAACGATCAATGCGATCGATGTCGAAGCCACGTGGAATGGGAAGGATCTTCACGTCGCCAATCTGACAGTCGACACTCCCAATCTCAACGTTGTCCGCACAGGGACTCCAACAACCACCGCCGCTCCTCCGAAGGCGCCCGACAGCAACGATATGTTGAGCACTCTCTCCGCGGATCATCTCCAGATTAAGAACGGGACTCTCTCCCTTTCCACCGCGGGTCAATCAAAGCCTGCCGTCTATCAGCAACTCAATGCCGAGGTCACCAATCTTTCCCCAACGGCCTCCTCCCCCTTCAAGCTCACCGCGCAGGTTCCTGGCGGAGGCTCGCTGAACGCCGACGGCAACCTTGGCCCCATCAATTACAACGATGCTGCGGCCTCCCCGCTCAATGCTCATGCGACTCTCAACCATATCGACCTTGCCTCCAGCGGTGTCGTCGCACCCGAGACCGGAATCCACGGTATCGCCAATGTCGATCTCAGGGCCATCTCCGATGGAAAAAATCTGAACGCCAATGTCTCTGCCAATGCACAGAATCTTCAGCTCGCTCGCAATGGCTCCCCTTCGGCCAAACCGGTCAATCTGGTGATGACAGTGAACCAGAACATGCAGTCGCTCACCGGACAAATCCAGAACGCCACCGTCTCCGTTGGGCAGGCTGCGATACAGATCGCAGGAACTTATCAGACCAGCGGGCCAACTACAGCCGTCAATCTCAAAGTCAGTGGCAATTCCCTCTCCATCGACGAGCTCCAGTCTTTCCTGCCCTCCGTTGGAGTACACCTTCCTACCGGCTCTCGTTTACAGGGCGGGACCCTCACAGCCAATCTTGATGTAACCGGCTCTACAGCCGACCCCATCATCAGCGGTCCCATCCGTCTCAACAACACGAATCTTGCCGGCTTTGATCTCGGCTCCAAGTTGCAGGCGGTCACTGCCCTTACCGGAGCCAAAACCGGCTCGGTGACTGCGATTCGCTCCCTCAGCACCAACATCCGCGTCGCCGGTGGAAACGTCCGCACCGACAATCTTGTGCTCGATGTTCCTGCCCTTGGCACGGCCACGGGTGCCGGAACCGTTGCAGCCTCAGGCGCACTGAACTATAACGTCATCCTCAAGCTCACAGGTCTGGTCGGAGGCAAGACAGGAAGTGCAGCGGGAGTCGGAGGAATCACAGGGCAGCTCATGGGAATGATCCCGGGCGGGGGGGCAGGTGGCGCAGTGGGTAACATCGCCACCAGCGCACTTCGCAATGGCATCCCGGTCGCCATCGGAGGAACCACTTCCAATCCAACCTTCGCTCCGAACCTCGCGGGAGCAATGAGCAGCGGCGCCTCTGCCTTTACCGGAAAAGCCGCCGGCCAAAACAAGCAGACACCAGCCAATCCTATCGGGAACGTCCTCGGTGGTCTTCTCAATCGCAAGCGTTAA
- a CDS encoding DinB family protein, giving the protein MASQKIEPWLRGTHIEVDAVRRAVLHALELAAEDIARWCEGLNGEEMEARPMELPSVGFQLRHMVRSLDRLLTYADGQQLTERQLKLLKSEEEFVDREATLMEFAQGIEVALKRVLAFSEKSYDQPRAVGRKKLPTTVGGLLVHCADHTQRHVGQAITTTKVVMAMRGK; this is encoded by the coding sequence ATGGCAAGCCAGAAAATTGAACCGTGGCTGCGTGGGACGCACATTGAGGTGGATGCCGTTCGTCGCGCTGTGCTGCATGCACTGGAACTGGCAGCAGAAGACATCGCTCGCTGGTGCGAAGGACTGAACGGCGAGGAGATGGAGGCGCGACCGATGGAGCTTCCCTCGGTTGGATTTCAGTTGCGGCACATGGTTCGATCGCTTGATCGTTTACTGACCTATGCGGATGGCCAACAGTTGACGGAACGACAACTGAAGTTGCTGAAGAGTGAAGAAGAGTTCGTGGACCGGGAGGCGACCTTGATGGAGTTTGCCCAGGGGATCGAAGTCGCGCTTAAACGAGTGCTCGCATTTTCAGAAAAGAGCTACGATCAGCCTCGCGCGGTTGGAAGAAAGAAGCTACCTACGACTGTTGGTGGTCTGTTAGTGCATTGCGCAGATCATACGCAGCGCCATGTAGGGCAGGCCATCACAACGACAAAAGTTGTGATGGCGATGCGGGGGAAGTAA
- a CDS encoding response regulator transcription factor: protein MNRIILADNQVIFRAGAARILALEEEMRLVAQCEDLAKLWSALESLRGTILLVASSLHPDVLALVERAKSMDSRVILVAENTEQVSDSLVALLDGIVCRNVSGIDLVDAIRSVARGQRYMQRANVTAIHATDSVGARVRDRLTPKEMQIVSLIVQGCKNKEIADQLGTKEQVIKNYLRGIYDKTGVSDRLELALFTIHHRVLAEAAARAGNLIEMRSA from the coding sequence ATGAACCGTATCATCCTTGCCGACAATCAGGTCATCTTTCGGGCCGGTGCAGCCCGGATTCTGGCGTTGGAGGAGGAGATGCGTCTCGTCGCCCAATGTGAGGACCTGGCCAAGCTCTGGAGCGCGCTCGAAAGCCTTCGTGGCACCATCCTTCTGGTCGCATCGAGCCTGCATCCGGATGTGTTGGCGCTCGTGGAGCGTGCGAAGTCCATGGACAGCCGGGTCATCCTGGTGGCGGAAAATACCGAGCAGGTATCGGACAGCCTGGTTGCTCTCCTCGATGGAATTGTCTGCCGCAATGTCAGTGGAATCGATCTTGTGGATGCGATTCGTAGCGTCGCCCGTGGTCAGCGTTATATGCAGCGGGCAAACGTTACGGCCATTCACGCTACGGATAGTGTAGGGGCACGAGTGAGAGATCGTTTGACGCCAAAAGAGATGCAGATCGTCTCCCTGATCGTGCAGGGTTGCAAGAACAAGGAGATCGCCGATCAGTTGGGGACCAAAGAGCAGGTCATCAAAAACTACCTGCGCGGAATTTATGACAAGACCGGCGTCTCGGACCGCCTGGAGTTGGCGCTATTTACGATCCATCATCGCGTGCTGGCCGAGGCAGCTGCCAGAGCAGGAAACCTGATTGAGATGAGGAGCGCCTGA
- a CDS encoding carboxypeptidase-like regulatory domain-containing protein — translation MRRLLLTFVAVLLIPAGFCFAQAVDRQQITGTVTDPTGASVPQADIVVTNEATGVTRNVKSNADGNFTVLNIPVGVYTVTTTASGFKKSVLAGVNVDIGGKPDVPVQLAIGQASESVEVQAGVVAIQTTSAEIGGVITSTEATQIQLNGRNYIQLLTLQPGVSQTIAGGFALFGTYGVSGSSQSVNGIRTDSANYFIDGVDNKDNGGGGNNFVNISPDSLQQFRNVASSYDASYGGTSGATVSVAIKSGGRDFHGSAYEYIRNDAIQAYPFKALSVYPTITAANPFVKPPLRYNDFGYTIGGPVWIPGVFNRNRDKLFFFAAQEYKRLRTSTTTGVTVPKPVDIAAAIAAGGSTATGRALASSVLQDPSGSYRYLQLGNNNQSEYLVKIDYNLNEKNTISGHFVHDNVQNIGNPTNYVIYDRRIPGLTSALSWTHTFNSKTVNTTTGSYSGNIINEGGNIRANPQFGNRSIKRADYGLTYATLYNASDFIPQISITGYGNPGVTPRQFDNYQRIYALKDDFSRVLGNHTLKVGAYFWRARKNQTAPPQLNGAFTFADTTDPVTKKVITSALNNLVQGNFASYTEGSNIPQIQARFLQFETYVQDDWTVSRRLTLNLGLRWQYMPPISSWPNNTAFFDPTRFDQSKAATIGSNGSITSNPSPYNGLVLPGTGFSDKAKQVVAPAVYNNPQVQALFHNLPPGIVNTVYNTFAPRVGFAYDLTGRQETVLHAGYGMSYERVEGNYIYGAASQLPFTAVASLASAGNADSLGSIGTAATPTNIGNSAAMNLAPPRIHNYSLGIQQKLFNNTSLEVNYVGSRSTNLTYRKNLNQAPAGTEQANPTIAQRNALRPYKGYGEIYQYTNGATANYNSLQARLQTRFSNGGIATVSYTWSQTLTNGSTFDYQPQDSTNLHADYGPANYSQPSIFVASYVYPIPFWQKEHDWYKQALGGWQLSGITRISSGLPINVVQPSGLSVAGNLVTTANVAQRPNLVGNPYSHTGEGKQYLNPAAFRAPAPGTYGNLGYDAIKGPLYNNWDVALQKNIAIHEQVGLEFRAEMFNAPNHLSPFVIGGSTSPALGAQQADGTYKPNYNADGTFNNAFGQVTSTTDPRTMEFVLRVHF, via the coding sequence ATGAGGCGTTTGCTTCTTACTTTTGTTGCTGTGTTGTTGATCCCGGCGGGCTTTTGTTTCGCCCAGGCTGTCGATCGTCAGCAAATTACAGGTACGGTTACGGATCCTACTGGGGCATCTGTGCCGCAGGCGGACATCGTGGTAACGAACGAGGCCACCGGCGTTACTCGGAACGTAAAGTCCAATGCCGATGGCAATTTCACGGTCCTCAACATTCCTGTAGGGGTTTACACCGTTACGACCACCGCAAGCGGTTTTAAGAAGTCGGTGCTGGCTGGCGTGAACGTCGACATCGGTGGCAAGCCCGATGTTCCTGTGCAACTTGCAATCGGCCAGGCGAGTGAGTCGGTTGAGGTGCAGGCTGGGGTGGTTGCGATCCAGACCACGAGCGCTGAGATTGGTGGTGTGATCACGAGCACGGAAGCTACACAGATTCAGCTGAATGGCAGAAATTATATTCAACTGCTGACACTGCAGCCCGGTGTGTCGCAAACGATCGCGGGCGGCTTCGCACTTTTCGGCACTTATGGCGTGAGCGGCAGCTCTCAGTCGGTCAACGGAATCCGTACGGATTCGGCGAACTACTTCATCGATGGCGTCGATAACAAGGACAACGGTGGTGGTGGCAATAACTTTGTGAACATCTCTCCCGATTCGCTGCAGCAGTTCCGAAATGTTGCATCCAGCTACGATGCCAGCTACGGCGGTACTTCTGGTGCGACGGTTTCGGTTGCCATCAAGAGCGGCGGCAGAGACTTCCACGGCAGCGCATACGAGTACATCCGTAACGATGCGATTCAGGCCTATCCCTTCAAGGCGTTGAGTGTCTACCCAACCATTACGGCCGCTAACCCCTTCGTAAAGCCGCCATTGCGGTATAACGACTTCGGCTACACCATCGGTGGCCCTGTCTGGATTCCCGGTGTTTTCAACCGCAATCGAGATAAGCTCTTTTTCTTTGCCGCGCAGGAGTACAAACGTCTGCGTACGTCTACGACTACGGGCGTGACAGTTCCGAAACCGGTGGACATTGCAGCCGCCATCGCCGCTGGAGGGTCAACCGCAACCGGTCGCGCTCTCGCCTCATCTGTGCTACAGGACCCCAGTGGTAGCTACCGTTACCTCCAGTTGGGCAACAACAATCAGTCCGAGTACCTGGTCAAGATCGATTACAACCTCAACGAGAAGAACACGATTAGTGGACACTTTGTCCATGACAATGTGCAGAACATCGGTAATCCGACCAACTACGTCATTTATGACCGCAGAATCCCGGGCCTTACCAGCGCGCTCTCCTGGACGCACACCTTCAATTCCAAGACCGTTAATACCACGACGGGCTCATACTCTGGAAATATCATCAACGAAGGCGGAAACATCCGGGCGAATCCGCAGTTTGGTAATCGGTCCATCAAACGCGCCGACTATGGTTTGACGTATGCGACTTTGTATAACGCATCAGACTTCATCCCGCAGATCTCGATTACCGGATATGGCAATCCAGGAGTGACACCGAGACAGTTCGATAATTACCAGCGCATTTACGCATTGAAAGATGATTTCTCCCGCGTACTGGGCAATCACACGCTCAAGGTAGGCGCATACTTCTGGCGCGCCCGTAAGAATCAGACTGCTCCGCCGCAGCTGAATGGCGCATTTACATTTGCTGACACAACAGATCCGGTGACAAAGAAGGTTATTACGTCAGCTTTAAACAATCTGGTACAAGGCAATTTCGCCAGCTATACAGAAGGCAGCAACATTCCACAGATTCAAGCTCGCTTTCTTCAGTTTGAAACTTACGTACAAGACGACTGGACTGTAAGCCGTCGGCTGACCTTGAACCTCGGTCTACGTTGGCAATATATGCCGCCGATCTCAAGCTGGCCGAACAACACCGCCTTCTTCGACCCAACCCGGTTTGATCAATCGAAGGCCGCGACTATCGGCTCAAACGGATCTATTACCTCTAACCCATCGCCGTACAACGGCCTTGTTCTCCCGGGCACCGGCTTTTCCGACAAAGCAAAGCAGGTTGTCGCCCCCGCGGTTTACAACAATCCCCAGGTGCAGGCCCTCTTCCATAACCTACCCCCCGGTATCGTAAACACCGTTTACAATACCTTCGCTCCGCGTGTTGGATTTGCTTATGATCTGACGGGCAGGCAGGAGACCGTGCTCCATGCGGGCTATGGCATGTCTTACGAACGCGTTGAAGGCAACTACATCTACGGTGCTGCCTCACAGCTACCATTCACTGCCGTGGCTTCACTCGCCAGCGCCGGTAACGCAGATAGTCTTGGCAGCATCGGTACTGCCGCAACCCCAACCAATATTGGCAACTCAGCGGCTATGAATCTCGCGCCACCGCGAATTCACAACTACAGCCTGGGTATTCAACAGAAGTTATTCAACAATACCTCGCTTGAGGTGAACTATGTGGGTTCGCGTTCCACGAATCTGACCTATCGCAAGAACCTCAACCAAGCGCCGGCGGGTACGGAGCAGGCCAATCCAACGATTGCGCAACGCAACGCTCTTCGCCCTTATAAAGGCTATGGAGAGATCTACCAGTACACCAATGGCGCAACAGCCAATTACAACTCGTTGCAGGCGCGTTTGCAGACCCGCTTCAGCAATGGTGGCATTGCCACGGTGTCTTACACCTGGTCTCAGACGCTGACCAACGGTTCCACCTTTGATTACCAGCCGCAGGACAGCACGAACCTCCATGCTGATTACGGCCCGGCCAACTACAGCCAACCATCAATCTTCGTCGCAAGCTATGTCTATCCCATCCCTTTCTGGCAGAAAGAGCACGATTGGTATAAGCAGGCGCTTGGCGGCTGGCAACTCTCAGGCATTACGCGTATCTCAAGCGGTTTGCCTATCAATGTGGTTCAACCCTCCGGCTTGTCGGTCGCAGGCAACCTGGTCACGACTGCCAACGTTGCGCAGCGCCCCAATCTGGTGGGCAACCCCTATTCCCATACCGGTGAGGGGAAGCAGTATCTGAATCCCGCTGCCTTCCGTGCACCGGCTCCGGGAACCTACGGGAACCTTGGCTACGATGCGATCAAGGGACCGCTGTACAACAATTGGGATGTTGCGCTACAGAAGAACATTGCGATTCACGAACAGGTCGGACTGGAGTTCCGCGCTGAGATGTTCAATGCTCCGAACCACCTGTCGCCTTTCGTTATTGGTGGCTCAACCAGTCCAGCTCTCGGCGCTCAACAGGCTGACGGAACGTATAAGCCCAACTACAACGCTGATGGAACATTCAACAACGCCTTCGGACAGGTGACCAGCACAACTGATCCGCGCACGATGGAGTTTGTGCTTCGGGTTCACTTCTAA
- the pruA gene encoding L-glutamate gamma-semialdehyde dehydrogenase yields the protein MATADIAAPLARTAETPFANEPFIDFLNAANKRAMESALVDVESQLGREYDIIIGGRRLKTEGKIISVNPAKPTQVIGIHQRAEAALAESAVQAALDAFPAWSRKTADERAQLLFRAADLIRERKFEFCAWLTFEVGKNWGEADADVGETIDFLEFYGREALKLDATTTPIQFPGERNQLRYIPLGVGTVIPPWNFPFAIMAGMTAAAIVCGNTVVLKPSVDAPTIAARFMSLLEEAGLPDGVVNLCQGEGPGFGSALVAHPQVRFIAFTGSKAVGLQIHESAAKTQPGQIFIKRTILEMGGKDSIIVEGDADLDTAIEGVVASAFGFNGQKCSACSRAIVDANIYDVFCDRLQARVAKIATGDPVKNVYTGPVISEKAYKKVLDYIEIGKKEGRLLNGGVTIKTEDAGYYIAPTVFADISPTARIAQEEIFGPVLAIIKSQNFNEALSIANNTEYGLTGSVYSSSREKLDRAAHEFHVGNLYFNRKSTGAMVGAHPFGGFNMSGTDSKAGGPDYLLLFTQAKSIGEKIGYAGQEAEKQAEQMGL from the coding sequence ATGGCCACCGCAGATATCGCCGCTCCCCTCGCGCGTACCGCTGAAACACCCTTCGCCAACGAGCCGTTCATCGATTTCTTGAACGCTGCTAACAAACGCGCAATGGAGTCCGCGCTCGTCGACGTTGAAAGCCAGCTCGGTCGCGAGTACGACATCATCATTGGCGGCCGCCGATTGAAGACGGAAGGCAAGATCATCTCCGTCAACCCGGCAAAGCCGACGCAGGTCATCGGCATCCACCAGCGTGCGGAGGCCGCTCTCGCCGAATCTGCCGTGCAAGCCGCTCTCGACGCGTTCCCAGCCTGGAGCCGCAAGACCGCTGACGAGCGTGCGCAGTTGCTCTTCCGTGCCGCCGACCTCATTCGTGAGCGCAAGTTCGAGTTCTGTGCCTGGCTCACCTTCGAAGTAGGCAAAAACTGGGGCGAGGCCGACGCCGATGTTGGCGAGACCATCGACTTTCTCGAGTTCTATGGCCGCGAGGCTCTAAAGCTCGACGCCACAACCACGCCGATTCAGTTTCCCGGCGAACGCAACCAGCTCCGGTACATTCCTCTCGGTGTCGGAACCGTCATTCCACCCTGGAACTTTCCCTTTGCCATCATGGCAGGAATGACTGCTGCGGCCATCGTCTGCGGCAACACCGTTGTGCTGAAACCATCCGTCGATGCTCCAACGATCGCCGCCCGTTTCATGAGCCTTCTCGAAGAAGCAGGACTACCCGATGGTGTCGTCAATCTCTGTCAGGGTGAAGGCCCCGGCTTCGGATCAGCCCTGGTGGCTCACCCTCAGGTCCGTTTTATCGCCTTCACTGGATCGAAGGCCGTCGGCCTCCAGATTCACGAGAGCGCCGCGAAGACACAGCCCGGCCAAATCTTCATCAAGCGCACCATCCTCGAAATGGGCGGCAAAGACTCCATCATCGTCGAAGGCGACGCCGATCTCGATACCGCCATCGAAGGAGTCGTCGCCAGCGCCTTCGGCTTCAACGGTCAAAAGTGCTCAGCCTGCTCCCGGGCAATCGTCGATGCCAACATCTACGATGTCTTCTGCGACCGCCTGCAAGCGCGAGTTGCGAAGATTGCTACCGGTGATCCAGTGAAGAACGTCTATACCGGCCCGGTGATCAGCGAGAAAGCCTACAAAAAAGTTCTCGACTACATCGAGATCGGGAAAAAAGAAGGCCGGCTGCTCAATGGAGGGGTAACCATCAAAACCGAAGATGCTGGTTATTACATCGCGCCGACCGTCTTTGCCGATATCAGCCCCACGGCACGGATTGCACAGGAAGAGATCTTCGGCCCCGTACTCGCCATCATCAAGTCTCAGAACTTCAATGAAGCGCTGTCCATCGCCAACAACACGGAATACGGACTGACCGGTTCGGTCTACTCCAGCTCACGAGAGAAGCTCGATCGTGCAGCCCATGAGTTCCATGTCGGCAACCTGTACTTCAATCGCAAATCGACCGGAGCGATGGTTGGAGCTCATCCTTTCGGCGGCTTCAATATGAGTGGAACCGACTCAAAAGCCGGAGGCCCGGATTATCTTCTGCTGTTCACCCAGGCCAAGAGCATCGGCGAAAAAATCGGCTATGCAGGGCAGGAGGCAGAGAAGCAAGCCGAGCAAATGGGATTGTAA
- the tadA gene encoding tRNA adenosine(34) deaminase TadA yields MQPPSQSDLDERFMRLAIAEAQAAEAAGEVPVGAIVLAPDGETLLGCGQNRVLRDSDPTAHAEIVAMRQAGKTLANYRLLSPEGAGCTLYVTLEPCAMCASAILHARITRLVYAADDPKAGACGSVLSVMNHPQLNHRAEVCTGVLADECSQMLSNFFVARRKKRPTDPHLMDLEETLLGEGDSNSKKVTPKG; encoded by the coding sequence ATGCAGCCTCCTAGCCAATCCGATCTCGACGAACGTTTCATGCGACTCGCAATTGCTGAAGCTCAGGCCGCAGAAGCTGCAGGCGAGGTCCCCGTGGGAGCCATCGTGCTCGCCCCCGACGGCGAAACCCTCCTCGGCTGCGGTCAGAACCGCGTCCTACGCGACAGCGACCCCACCGCGCACGCCGAAATTGTTGCTATGCGCCAGGCCGGCAAAACGCTCGCGAACTATCGGCTTCTCTCTCCCGAAGGCGCGGGCTGCACGCTCTACGTCACGCTCGAACCTTGCGCCATGTGCGCCAGCGCTATCCTCCACGCACGCATCACTCGCCTCGTTTATGCCGCCGACGACCCCAAGGCCGGGGCCTGCGGCAGCGTCCTCTCTGTCATGAACCATCCCCAGCTCAATCACCGCGCCGAGGTCTGCACCGGTGTCCTCGCCGACGAGTGCAGCCAGATGCTGAGCAATTTTTTCGTGGCCAGACGCAAAAAAAGACCCACCGATCCGCATCTGATGGATCTAGAGGAAACTCTTCTCGGAGAGGGCGATTCCAACTCAAAGAAGGTAACCCCCAAGGGGTAA